One Dictyostelium discoideum AX4 chromosome 3 chromosome, whole genome shotgun sequence genomic region harbors:
- a CDS encoding UPF0424 family protein — MAHQCNDSSHSHGVDDGIEYSLNRYLDTGTITCLNEKVKGSVRHIFKSWEDRHDLKHFVESCDDEELIINIPFGAVTQIKSIIIIGGDGGSSPNKMKAYINNSNIDFGNINSFACTQEWNLHEDFEGQIGYSTKPTKFNNINHLTLYFPSNFGSPTTKIYFIALKGVYTSAKREIVNTVYESKPQLQDHKSDIFNGVSHDLS; from the exons ATGGCTCATCAATGTAATGATTCTAGTCACTCTCATGGTGTTGACGATGGAATTGAATATTCATTAAATAGATATTTAGATACAGGAACAATTACatgtttaaatgaaaaagttaAAGGTTCAGTTAGacatatttttaaatcatggGAAGATAGACATGACCTTAAACAT tTTGTTGAAAGTTGTGACgatgaagaattaattataaatattccATTTGGTGCAGTAAcacaaattaaatcaataataattattggtGGCGATGGTGGTTCTTcaccaaataaaatgaaagcatatattaataatagtaatattgactttggtaatattaattcatttgcATGTACTCAAGAATGGAATTTACATGAAGATTTTGAAGGTCAAATTGGTTATAGTACAAA accaacaaaattcaataatataAATCATCTTACACTTTATTTTCCATCAAATTTTGGTTCGCCAACTACcaaaatttatttcattgCATTAAAAGGTGTATACACAAGTGCTAAAAGAGAAATTGTAAATACTGTATATGAATCAAAACCACAATTACAAGATCATAAATCTGATATTTTCAATGGTGTATCTCATGACCTttcttaa